A part of Haemorhous mexicanus isolate bHaeMex1 chromosome 25, bHaeMex1.pri, whole genome shotgun sequence genomic DNA contains:
- the ELF3 gene encoding ETS-related transcription factor Elf-3 — MAGSCEISNIFSNYISAMYQPDEVQPGLDMLGQLGDDSTLGLGLPTSQPPAQSTDKPQWFSELPYLWSKVQVLEWISYHVEKNKYDASSIDFSCCNMDGHTLCHCSRDQMRRIFGPLGDELYDRLHEITSDELNWIIDLLEKEDATSQTFLNSSQLELGNPCAKDSLEDLKPTNPFTDFTCLPGPMSPGSSDVSGPVMSHSPNSQDSGGSDLDLDPAESKLFPDDHFPGSKKGDSKHGKRKRGRPRKLSKESRDCLENRKSKHSPRGTHLWEFIRDILIHPELNEGLMKWEDRREGVFKFLRSEAVAQLWGQKKKNSSMTYEKLSRAMRYYYKREILERVDGRRLVYKFGKNSSGWKEEEVLQRNTEL; from the exons ATGGCAGGATCTTGTGAGATCAGCAACATCTTCTCTAACTACATCAGCGCCATGTACCAGCCCGACGAGGTGCAGCCAGGCTTGGACATGCTGGGACAGCTTGGGGATGACAGCACCCTGGGGCTTGGCCTCCCGACcagccagcccccagcacagagcacag ACAAACCCCAGTGGTTCAGTGAGCTCCCATACCTCTGGAGCAAGGTGCAGGTGCTGGAGTGGATCAGCTACCATGTGGAGAAGAACAAGTATGATGCCAGCTCCATCGACTTCTCCTGCTGTAACATGGATGGGCACACActgtgccactgcagcagggacCAGATGCGCCGCATCTTCGGGCCCCTGGGGGACGAGCTCTACGACCGCCTGCATGAGATCA CCTCCGATGAGCTGAATTGGATCATTGATTTGCTGGAAAAAGAGGATGCGACTTCCCAGACCTTCCTGAACTCCAGCCAGCTGG agctgggaaatcCCTGTGCCAAGGACTCCCTGGAGGACTTAAAGCCCACAAACCCTTTCACAGACTTCACCTGCTTGCCAggccccatgtccccaggcagcTCTGATGTCTCAG GGCCTGTGATGTCCCACAGCCCCAACTCTCAGGACTCCGGTGGAAGTGACCTCGACCTTGACCCTGCAGAATCAAAGCTCTTCCCTGATG ACCACTTTCCAGGCAGCAAAAAAGGGGACAGCAAACACGGCAAGCGGAAACGGGGACGGCCCCGAAAACTCAGCAAGGAGAGCAGAGACTGCCTGGAGAACAGGAAGAGCAAGCACT CCCCAAGAGGCACCCACCTGTGGGAGTTCATCCGGGACATCCTGATCCACCCCGAGCTGAACGAGGGGCTGATGAAGTGGGAGGACCGACGCGAGGGCGTCTTCAAGTTCCTGCGCTCGGAAGCCgtggctcagctctggggccagaagaagaaaaacagcagcatgACCTACGagaagctgagcagagccatgAG ATATTACTACAAAAGAGAAATCCTGGAAAGAGTCGATGGACGGCGGCTGGTGTACAAGTTTGGGAAGAACTCCAGCGgctggaaggaagaggaggtgcTCCAGAGGAACACGGAGCTGTAG